A stretch of the Macaca mulatta isolate MMU2019108-1 chromosome 14, T2T-MMU8v2.0, whole genome shotgun sequence genome encodes the following:
- the SVIP gene encoding small VCP/p97-interacting protein: protein MGLCFPCPGESAPPTPDLEEKRAKLAEAAERRQKEAASRGILDVQSVQEKRKKKEKIEKQIATSGPPPEGGLRWTVS from the exons ATGGGGCTGTGTTTTCCTTGTCCCGGGGAGTCCGCGCCTCCCACGCCGGACCTG GAAGAGAAAAGAGCAAAGCttgcagaggctgcagagagaagACAAAAAGAG GCTGCATCTCGGGGAATTTTGGATGTTCAATCTgtgcaagaaaagagaaagaaaaaggaaaaaatagaaaaacaaattgcTACATCTGGGCCCCCACCAGAAGGGGGACTTAGG tGGACAGTTTCATAA